A stretch of the Negativicoccus succinicivorans genome encodes the following:
- the mrdA gene encoding penicillin-binding protein 2, which yields MLESLYKKVTDRRYNSFIYVIAGLFMLLVLRLFVLQLIDGEHYRELADGNRIRQMTIQATRGVLLDRNGEIIVGSRPVYIVSYTPQQKSMDAALEARLANVLQMTPADIQKKIKDHGTSFGPVPIKVDIGPDIVAKIEEYRAEYPGVTIEVQPLRYYPYGSLAANVIGYVGEAGPEDRKADGSEFAPGTIVGRAGLELYYNDLLQGKTGGRQVEVDATGRPVKNIEEAPITPGHNLRLTLDLPLQRATEAAISEHLSELAKSHIWPTGVAAVALDPNTGAVLAMANWPSFNPNSFAVGISAKEWQDLNENSLRPFDDRVVSGTYPPGSIFKVITGTAALNAKVVTPEERIYDNGRHWLIDKRNAAGEAFGWINFQEAMAKSDNVYFYELGHRLGIDRIAEMARAFGLGEATGIDLYGEASGLVATEQYKKEVFHDDWYLGETFDAAIGQSFNLATPLQMASVVSQIANGGTRYKPYLVSRINHLDGSPYQIHQPQVTGRLVVPKSVLDTVKRSMWAVTQEGGTAGALFHGYPIEVGGKTATAETGDGPDHAWFAAFAPYDHPQIVIVVLVEHAGYGIESAAPIVKQMLDAYFHIPTAK from the coding sequence ATGCTGGAAAGCTTATATAAAAAAGTTACCGATCGTCGGTACAATTCGTTTATCTACGTCATCGCGGGCCTTTTTATGTTACTCGTGTTGCGCCTGTTCGTGTTGCAGCTGATCGACGGGGAACATTACCGAGAGCTCGCGGACGGCAACCGCATTCGGCAAATGACCATTCAGGCGACGCGCGGCGTCTTGCTCGATCGCAACGGCGAAATTATCGTCGGTTCGCGACCGGTCTATATCGTTTCGTATACGCCGCAGCAAAAATCGATGGATGCGGCGCTGGAAGCGCGTTTGGCGAATGTGTTGCAAATGACGCCGGCGGACATTCAAAAGAAAATCAAAGACCACGGCACGTCGTTCGGACCGGTTCCGATTAAAGTGGATATCGGCCCCGATATCGTGGCGAAAATTGAAGAGTACCGCGCCGAGTATCCCGGCGTGACGATCGAGGTACAGCCGTTGCGGTACTATCCGTACGGATCATTGGCGGCGAACGTCATCGGTTACGTTGGTGAAGCCGGTCCGGAAGATCGCAAAGCCGATGGCAGCGAATTTGCGCCCGGAACGATTGTCGGTCGCGCCGGCTTGGAATTATATTATAACGATCTGTTACAGGGAAAAACCGGCGGTCGGCAGGTGGAAGTAGACGCCACGGGGCGGCCGGTCAAAAACATTGAGGAAGCGCCGATTACGCCCGGTCATAATTTGCGTCTGACCTTGGATTTACCGTTGCAGCGGGCGACGGAAGCGGCGATTTCAGAGCATCTGTCCGAGCTTGCGAAGTCGCATATTTGGCCGACCGGGGTAGCGGCCGTCGCGCTCGATCCGAATACGGGCGCGGTATTGGCGATGGCCAACTGGCCGTCGTTTAATCCGAATTCATTTGCGGTCGGCATCTCGGCGAAAGAATGGCAAGATCTCAATGAAAACAGTTTGCGTCCGTTTGATGATCGCGTGGTCTCGGGTACCTATCCGCCGGGCTCCATCTTTAAGGTAATCACCGGCACCGCGGCGCTCAACGCGAAAGTTGTTACGCCGGAGGAACGGATTTACGATAACGGTCGGCACTGGCTGATTGATAAACGCAATGCGGCAGGCGAAGCGTTCGGCTGGATTAATTTCCAGGAGGCCATGGCCAAATCGGATAATGTTTACTTCTACGAATTGGGCCACCGTCTGGGCATCGACCGGATCGCCGAGATGGCGCGCGCGTTCGGTTTGGGCGAAGCGACCGGCATTGATTTATACGGGGAAGCGTCCGGACTGGTAGCGACCGAACAGTATAAAAAAGAAGTATTTCATGACGACTGGTATTTAGGCGAAACGTTTGACGCGGCGATCGGGCAAAGTTTTAACTTGGCGACGCCGCTGCAAATGGCCTCCGTCGTCAGTCAGATCGCCAACGGCGGGACGCGGTACAAACCGTACCTCGTAAGCCGCATTAATCATCTGGACGGCTCGCCGTACCAAATCCATCAGCCGCAAGTGACGGGACGGCTTGTCGTTCCGAAATCGGTACTCGATACCGTGAAACGTTCCATGTGGGCGGTTACGCAGGAAGGCGGCACCGCGGGCGCCTTGTTTCACGGCTATCCGATTGAAGTCGGCGGCAAAACCGCGACGGCGGAAACGGGCGACGGTCCGGATCACGCGTGGTTCGCGGCGTTCGCACCGTATGACCATCCGCAAATTGTAATTGTGGTGCTGGTGGAACACGCCGGCTACGGGATTGAGTCGGCGGCGCCGATCGTCAAACAAATGTTGGATGCGTATTTTCACATTCCGACAGCGAAATAA
- the mreD gene encoding rod shape-determining protein MreD: MTTTRRWVSALLIFFLQTAVLPFWWQAEVRPDLWLVAVVLITLFYGPRYGLFAAALAGVIADVLAANFFGPHLAGYLLLILPLWLAWSRFQIRWEMSFLAVLVASLFAALVYYCSWWLGGIPINVTRSFLSVALPQALLNALVALALHPLLRPRRQGD; the protein is encoded by the coding sequence ATGACAACGACCCGCCGGTGGGTAAGCGCGCTGCTTATTTTTTTCCTGCAGACGGCCGTGTTGCCGTTTTGGTGGCAGGCGGAGGTGCGTCCCGATCTCTGGCTGGTGGCGGTGGTCCTCATTACGCTTTTCTACGGACCGCGGTACGGTCTTTTTGCCGCTGCTTTGGCGGGGGTGATCGCCGATGTGCTGGCCGCCAATTTTTTCGGTCCGCATCTGGCGGGATACTTGCTGCTCATTTTGCCGTTGTGGCTCGCCTGGTCGCGCTTTCAGATTCGTTGGGAAATGTCGTTTCTCGCGGTGCTTGTGGCAAGTCTTTTCGCGGCGCTTGTATACTATTGCAGTTGGTGGCTGGGGGGCATACCGATTAATGTGACGCGAAGTTTCCTCAGCGTAGCGTTGCCGCAGGCGCTTTTGAACGCGCTGGTGGCCCTGGCGCTGCATCCGCTTTTGCGGCCGCGCCGCCAAGGAGATTGA
- the mreC gene encoding rod shape-determining protein MreC, producing MRGIERRTLVWAIAILLLIGLVGWAWRHREAVPFVTQPLVAAATPFEYGTARVAQEVLGGATILRGAVTGYAELQQLRAENDALRGALTAQREIVAENERLRALLQFEATYPQYQVRAARVITRDDGGWTQSAVIDCGKAEGLTKYMAVMLPQGVVGFVSDVYPHSARIQFILDPRTAVGGIVQRPQSRVAALVSGNGNDVAHPEMIDIVKEGDIVVGDAIVTSGYGGLYPKGLLIGTVKEIVPDPSGVVKRAVLTPAVDFTKLEEVLVILNASTAAVPLEQMPNLVPDAPQEGAKE from the coding sequence GTGCGGGGAATCGAACGACGCACGCTGGTTTGGGCGATTGCCATCCTGCTTTTGATCGGTTTGGTCGGTTGGGCATGGAGGCATCGTGAGGCGGTGCCTTTTGTCACGCAACCGCTGGTCGCGGCTGCGACGCCGTTTGAATACGGAACGGCGCGTGTGGCGCAGGAGGTGCTTGGCGGCGCGACGATCTTGCGCGGCGCGGTAACCGGCTATGCGGAACTGCAACAGCTGCGAGCGGAAAATGACGCGCTGCGCGGCGCATTGACGGCGCAACGCGAAATTGTCGCGGAAAATGAACGCCTGCGAGCGCTGTTGCAATTTGAAGCGACCTATCCGCAATATCAGGTGCGGGCCGCGCGCGTGATTACTCGCGATGACGGCGGCTGGACGCAGAGCGCGGTGATCGACTGCGGCAAAGCGGAAGGTTTGACGAAATATATGGCGGTGATGTTGCCGCAGGGCGTGGTCGGATTTGTCAGCGATGTGTATCCGCACTCGGCGCGAATCCAATTTATTTTAGACCCCCGCACCGCGGTGGGTGGTATCGTGCAGCGCCCGCAGTCGCGCGTGGCGGCGCTCGTTTCCGGCAACGGCAACGATGTCGCGCATCCGGAGATGATCGATATCGTCAAAGAAGGCGATATCGTGGTCGGGGATGCGATTGTCACGTCGGGATACGGGGGATTGTATCCCAAGGGGCTTTTGATCGGTACGGTGAAAGAAATCGTGCCGGATCCTTCGGGGGTCGTAAAGCGCGCCGTGTTGACCCCGGCCGTTGATTTTACCAAATTGGAAGAAGTGTTGGTGATTTTGAACGCGTCCACCGCGGCCGTGCCGCTTGAGCAGATGCCGAATCTCGTTCCCGATGCGCCGCAGGAAGGAGCGAAGGAATGA
- a CDS encoding rod shape-determining protein has protein sequence MKRISMRSLLVGIDPGSLYTRVVVADAQQEISEPSLAAVTTQGEVVAVGTEAAIRLRAEPRGLVAVRPFAGGVVAQQAAAQLLLQSILDKVQRGAVTRPTVCLAVPSLPSQVAVRAWLQTTRKAGVLETLLADRGAAAAIGTGWDPVRAEAAMAADCGEGFTLTALSGGGYLANDYLPAGGRALSAALRAYLRETYGVMVESATIQTLVREVAVCVQSVGETRQECTGRLLADGTLTEFTVTSTELLPLVREVTNVWLQRFRRLVRGLSAQAQADLLENGVRLTGGAALVKGFDLALAETLGIPVQVAKEPFGTVARGGMLALKRRAEWPYLLVGGNVGRNE, from the coding sequence ATGAAACGAATTTCAATGCGCAGTCTGCTGGTCGGGATCGACCCGGGCTCGTTATATACACGTGTGGTGGTGGCGGATGCTCAGCAGGAAATATCCGAGCCGTCGCTGGCGGCGGTAACCACGCAGGGGGAAGTCGTCGCTGTCGGTACCGAGGCGGCGATCCGATTGCGGGCGGAGCCGCGCGGTCTCGTCGCGGTGCGACCGTTCGCGGGCGGCGTCGTGGCGCAACAGGCCGCCGCGCAATTACTATTACAATCGATTTTGGATAAAGTGCAACGCGGTGCCGTGACGCGGCCGACCGTGTGTCTTGCCGTGCCTTCGTTGCCGTCGCAGGTGGCGGTCCGGGCATGGTTGCAGACGACGCGCAAGGCGGGCGTATTGGAAACGTTGCTGGCGGATCGTGGCGCGGCGGCGGCGATAGGTACCGGTTGGGATCCGGTGCGCGCGGAAGCGGCGATGGCGGCGGATTGCGGCGAAGGGTTTACGTTGACCGCGCTTTCGGGCGGCGGTTATCTCGCTAATGATTATCTGCCGGCCGGCGGCCGCGCTTTGAGCGCGGCGTTGCGGGCGTACTTGCGCGAAACCTACGGAGTGATGGTGGAGTCCGCTACGATTCAAACGCTCGTGCGTGAAGTGGCGGTCTGCGTACAGAGCGTCGGCGAAACCCGACAGGAGTGTACGGGACGCCTGCTGGCTGATGGCACATTGACGGAGTTCACTGTGACATCGACGGAGCTGCTGCCGCTCGTGCGTGAAGTGACGAATGTCTGGCTGCAACGCTTTCGCCGTTTAGTACGCGGACTTTCCGCGCAGGCGCAGGCGGATCTTTTAGAAAACGGCGTACGCCTGACCGGCGGCGCGGCATTGGTCAAAGGGTTTGATTTGGCGCTCGCGGAAACGCTCGGCATTCCCGTGCAGGTCGCGAAAGAGCCGTTCGGCACCGTGGCGCGAGGCGGCATGCTGGCGTTGAAGCGCCGCGCGGAGTGGCCGTATTTACTGGTCGGTGGCAACGTGGGGAGGAATGAATAG
- the sppA gene encoding signal peptide peptidase SppA: MDKKKKRWVIGAIILLCIAFAVFLQPSRSDKKTIHNGDGYVAVIRVDGPIVGADDMPSNLFSGGTTASSGRLMKEIRQASADPAAKAVLLRINSPGGSATASQEIGDEIDRLKASGKPVIVSMGDTCASGGYWLAAKGDRIFANPSSMTGSIGVYIGYTNYEKLMGKLGINNDKIKSGAHKDILSPDRPMTPEERALVQGMVDDIYEQFVDVVATGRQMDPQRVRELADGRIFTGRQAQAAGLVDEMGNYYDALDYTANLVGLPATDVPTREYDDASVSWQRLFGAELRGAFRESIGSLARREGGSARTEWEAPHAQ, from the coding sequence ATGGATAAAAAGAAAAAGCGCTGGGTAATCGGCGCCATCATCCTTTTATGTATTGCATTTGCTGTTTTTTTACAACCGTCACGCTCTGACAAAAAAACGATTCATAACGGCGACGGTTACGTGGCGGTAATTCGTGTCGACGGTCCGATTGTCGGCGCCGACGATATGCCGTCCAACCTTTTCAGCGGCGGCACAACGGCCTCATCGGGACGTCTCATGAAAGAAATTCGCCAAGCGTCGGCGGATCCCGCCGCCAAAGCGGTCCTATTGCGTATTAACAGTCCCGGCGGTTCGGCCACCGCATCACAGGAAATCGGCGACGAAATCGATCGGCTGAAGGCAAGCGGCAAACCGGTCATCGTTTCGATGGGCGACACCTGCGCGTCGGGCGGATATTGGCTCGCCGCGAAAGGCGATCGGATTTTCGCCAACCCTTCCTCGATGACGGGCAGTATCGGCGTATACATCGGCTATACGAACTATGAAAAATTGATGGGTAAACTCGGTATCAACAACGATAAAATTAAATCCGGCGCGCATAAAGATATTCTTTCGCCGGATCGTCCGATGACACCGGAAGAGCGCGCCCTCGTGCAAGGCATGGTCGATGACATTTATGAACAATTCGTAGACGTTGTCGCAACCGGTCGGCAAATGGATCCGCAACGCGTTCGCGAACTGGCCGACGGACGTATTTTTACGGGACGTCAGGCGCAGGCCGCCGGTCTCGTGGACGAGATGGGCAATTACTATGACGCGCTCGATTATACGGCCAACCTCGTCGGCTTGCCCGCGACGGACGTGCCCACGCGCGAATACGACGACGCTTCGGTTTCCTGGCAACGTCTTTTCGGCGCCGAACTCCGCGGCGCGTTTCGTGAAAGCATCGGGAGCTTAGCTCGTCGCGAAGGCGGGAGCGCTCGCACCGAATGGGAGGCGCCGCATGCTCAGTAA
- a CDS encoding YIP1 family protein has translation MLSNALEFLYDVITRPQWAFYHITHTDAKGEAVIVFILSTLITSLASVGLMPNTLVAVFAGSLIGGALYFLIGGALMHFCASLLGGEGTVQGLLQALPFALFPNALTALGVILNFLPAAVSAPLFDALTLVVTCWTIFLLVTALQKNYGISLGRAVCTLLFPFIGLLLLVTFLIIAFVWLFLANMPMWSGALEELSRF, from the coding sequence ATGCTCAGTAACGCGTTGGAATTTCTCTATGATGTGATCACGCGGCCGCAATGGGCGTTTTATCACATCACTCATACCGATGCCAAGGGCGAAGCCGTCATCGTGTTTATTTTGAGCACGCTGATCACTTCGCTCGCTTCGGTCGGGCTGATGCCGAATACCCTGGTCGCCGTGTTCGCCGGCTCACTCATCGGCGGCGCATTGTATTTTTTAATCGGCGGCGCTCTCATGCATTTCTGCGCGTCTCTTTTGGGCGGCGAAGGGACCGTGCAAGGGCTCTTGCAGGCCTTGCCGTTCGCGTTGTTTCCCAACGCCCTGACAGCCTTGGGCGTGATCCTTAATTTCTTGCCGGCGGCTGTCAGTGCGCCGCTCTTTGACGCGCTCACGTTGGTGGTGACGTGCTGGACGATCTTCCTATTGGTCACGGCGTTGCAAAAAAATTATGGAATCAGTCTCGGGCGTGCTGTCTGCACTTTACTGTTTCCGTTTATCGGCCTCTTGCTCTTGGTCACCTTCCTGATTATTGCTTTCGTCTGGTTATTTCTCGCGAATATGCCGATGTGGTCAGGGGCGCTGGAAGAACTCAGCCGCTTTTAG
- a CDS encoding class I adenylate-forming enzyme family protein, which produces MLLDELITRHNPESIAIRGPENVTYGQLKEHIARYRTVLHKKGVKRGDRVGLYEQNSPAFIYIYFAIVSLGAIVVPINCMLTEAEVDYIAKDAGLVLLVAHKELHTAAPLLLVADLAEEAQGIAAAECVPAEAQREDADVTTFIYTSGTTGRPKGAMLTHRNLAENVKQFNAVLPHAPEDHVLCVLPMYHCFGWTTCVMNPLIRGASVVPVNTFRPGEILQAIETYAVTVSFLVPPLYHLLVRLAAPERLKSVRLFVSGGASLPEPVAKKFEEIYGRPIIEGYGLSEASPVVAVNPEAKHKYYSIGPALPGVRVKISGYDATTYEPGTIGELLVQGANVMQGYWHLPEATAEALQDGWLHTGDLAYMDEDEYIYIVDRSKDMIIVNGENVYPREVEDEIYRYPGVAEVAVVGHPDGLRGQFVCAYIVLHEDAELDTQALRKYLAQRLAAFKLPRKYVVLDALPKNSTGKILKRVLQESDTFSGAESDDKNNA; this is translated from the coding sequence ATGTTACTGGATGAACTGATCACCCGTCATAATCCGGAGAGTATCGCCATTCGCGGTCCCGAAAATGTCACGTATGGCCAATTGAAAGAACACATCGCGCGGTATCGCACCGTCCTGCACAAAAAGGGCGTGAAGCGAGGCGATCGTGTCGGTTTGTATGAACAAAACAGTCCCGCGTTTATTTACATTTACTTCGCGATCGTCAGTCTGGGCGCGATCGTCGTCCCGATCAACTGCATGTTGACCGAAGCGGAAGTGGACTATATCGCCAAAGACGCGGGCTTGGTGTTGTTGGTCGCGCACAAAGAATTGCACACGGCGGCGCCGCTGCTTTTGGTGGCGGACCTGGCCGAAGAAGCTCAGGGCATCGCCGCGGCGGAATGCGTTCCCGCCGAAGCGCAACGGGAAGATGCGGATGTGACTACGTTCATTTACACGTCAGGCACGACCGGTCGACCCAAGGGCGCGATGCTCACGCATCGTAATCTGGCGGAAAACGTCAAGCAGTTCAATGCGGTTTTACCGCACGCGCCGGAGGATCACGTTCTTTGCGTGTTGCCGATGTACCATTGTTTCGGTTGGACGACCTGCGTCATGAATCCGCTTATCCGAGGGGCCAGCGTCGTTCCGGTCAACACGTTCCGTCCGGGCGAAATCTTGCAGGCGATTGAAACGTATGCGGTAACGGTATCTTTCTTAGTGCCGCCGTTGTACCATCTGCTGGTGCGCCTGGCCGCGCCCGAACGGTTGAAATCGGTCCGTCTCTTCGTCTCGGGCGGAGCCAGTTTACCCGAACCGGTCGCGAAGAAATTCGAAGAAATTTACGGTCGGCCGATCATCGAAGGTTACGGACTTTCGGAAGCGTCGCCGGTCGTCGCGGTCAATCCGGAAGCGAAACATAAATACTACTCCATCGGTCCGGCGCTTCCGGGCGTACGCGTTAAAATCAGCGGGTACGACGCGACGACGTATGAGCCGGGAACGATCGGTGAACTTTTAGTGCAGGGCGCCAACGTCATGCAAGGATATTGGCATTTACCCGAAGCGACGGCGGAGGCCTTGCAGGACGGCTGGCTGCATACGGGCGATCTCGCCTATATGGATGAAGACGAGTATATCTACATCGTCGACCGCTCCAAGGACATGATCATCGTCAACGGGGAAAATGTGTACCCGCGCGAAGTGGAAGACGAAATCTATCGGTACCCGGGCGTGGCGGAAGTCGCGGTGGTCGGTCATCCCGACGGTTTGCGCGGACAATTCGTGTGCGCGTACATCGTGTTGCACGAAGACGCGGAACTCGATACGCAGGCCTTGCGCAAATATTTGGCGCAACGTCTCGCCGCGTTCAAATTGCCGCGCAAATACGTCGTTTTGGATGCGCTCCCGAAAAACAGCACGGGAAAAATTTTAAAACGGGTGCTGCAGGAAAGCGATACCTTTTCCGGCGCCGAGTCGGACGATAAAAATAACGCGTAA